The following are encoded in a window of Rhodomicrobium lacus genomic DNA:
- a CDS encoding methyl-accepting chemotaxis protein — MEYASMAARLKILTRINMIVALALLAYGVTALVSFWFLHWQMVQDKQSELRNWTNLVLSVARAQMVTAGGPASKVGREAYLGVIRSARFQDEDSVTTALAYDLNGVALGHGTPSQSGKNAPEAGPENLKKSPETYAAIAKSPAGAGFAHGPEIVARHSWTPKLTFVQAAPEIGGFVSVSADAASLHEAFLYRLYVHGAIVCGLLAVLALAVWWIARSILNPLLDIGRAITSLADGNVQPANLPFGEKAPLGPVARAVEALRRNLIELWSLREEVARSRDREKEREHYLRLEAIQFEQMMAGVVEGLKRQIGQLRQSAETLSDAAETSTREAEIAARVSASAADNSNAVATATEELSYSIRDVSQQAHSTNAVVEVATEEAHRTNRDVENLTTATEEIGSIVEIIRTIADQTNLLALNATIEAARAGDAGKGFAVVASEVKELSAQTAKATDAIADQVQSIQQYTTAAIATIQSMAGRISEIHSFTGAIASAVEEQTAAAQEIAQNVSLAAESSEKAAKSSGSVSVVAGKTREQAAALSGISASLSDITSRLSKSMSEFVHVINTDDDGAKYLPPVNSGFEPAHRAPEQIHA, encoded by the coding sequence GTGGAGTATGCATCTATGGCCGCCCGTCTGAAAATTTTAACCCGGATCAATATGATCGTGGCCCTCGCCCTGCTCGCCTATGGGGTGACTGCCTTGGTGAGCTTCTGGTTCCTGCACTGGCAGATGGTGCAGGACAAGCAAAGCGAGCTGCGAAATTGGACAAATCTCGTGCTTTCCGTTGCTCGCGCGCAAATGGTAACGGCGGGGGGACCAGCCTCAAAGGTCGGTCGAGAAGCTTATCTCGGTGTAATCCGTTCCGCGCGCTTTCAGGACGAAGATAGTGTGACGACTGCCCTCGCATATGACCTCAATGGCGTCGCGCTCGGTCATGGCACTCCCTCCCAGTCGGGAAAGAATGCGCCGGAAGCAGGGCCGGAGAATCTCAAGAAGTCGCCGGAGACCTACGCGGCAATCGCGAAAAGCCCCGCGGGCGCGGGCTTTGCGCACGGTCCTGAAATCGTCGCGCGCCATTCCTGGACCCCGAAACTAACATTCGTGCAGGCCGCGCCGGAAATAGGGGGCTTTGTCTCAGTGAGCGCCGATGCGGCAAGCCTTCATGAAGCCTTCCTTTATCGGCTCTACGTCCATGGCGCTATCGTATGTGGCCTTCTGGCGGTCCTAGCGCTGGCTGTATGGTGGATCGCTCGCTCCATTCTCAACCCGCTCCTCGATATCGGGCGCGCCATAACGAGCCTCGCAGACGGCAATGTGCAGCCCGCGAACCTCCCGTTCGGTGAGAAGGCTCCCTTGGGGCCGGTCGCGCGAGCTGTCGAAGCGCTGCGCCGCAATTTGATAGAACTGTGGTCTCTTCGGGAAGAGGTCGCCCGGTCACGAGACCGCGAAAAGGAGCGCGAGCACTATCTGAGGCTCGAAGCAATTCAGTTCGAACAGATGATGGCTGGCGTGGTCGAGGGCTTGAAACGGCAAATCGGCCAACTGCGGCAATCGGCGGAAACCCTTTCGGATGCGGCTGAAACATCGACCCGCGAAGCGGAGATAGCCGCGCGAGTCTCCGCGAGCGCCGCCGACAATTCGAATGCTGTCGCGACTGCGACCGAGGAACTCAGCTATTCGATCCGGGATGTCTCGCAGCAGGCGCACAGTACCAACGCCGTTGTGGAAGTGGCGACGGAAGAAGCCCACCGGACGAACAGGGACGTCGAGAATCTGACGACAGCAACCGAGGAAATCGGCTCCATCGTTGAAATCATCCGCACTATCGCCGATCAGACAAACTTGCTCGCGCTCAATGCCACGATCGAGGCCGCGCGTGCTGGAGATGCCGGAAAGGGGTTCGCTGTGGTCGCCTCGGAAGTCAAGGAACTATCCGCACAAACGGCCAAGGCGACCGATGCCATCGCCGATCAGGTTCAGTCGATCCAGCAATATACCACGGCGGCTATCGCCACCATACAGTCGATGGCCGGAAGGATATCGGAGATTCATAGCTTCACTGGTGCGATTGCCTCAGCTGTGGAAGAGCAGACCGCAGCAGCTCAGGAAATCGCGCAGAATGTTTCTCTCGCCGCTGAAAGTAGCGAGAAGGCGGCGAAAAGCTCGGGCTCCGTCTCTGTCGTCGCGGGCAAGACGAGGGAACAGGCGGCGGCGTTGTCCGGGATATCTGCCAGCCTCTCCGATATCACGTCGAGGCTATCGAAGAGCATGTCCGAATTCGTCCACGTCATCAATACTGACGACGATGGCGCCAAGTATCTGCCGCCAGTCAACAGTGGATTCGAGCCAGCACACCGCGCGCCGGAGCAAATCCACGCCTGA
- a CDS encoding chemotaxis protein CheA gives MDELLSDFLSEVTDHIQEIESHVVVFEKNPDNSEAIRQIFRLFHTIKGTAGFLGLTRLQSVSHSAETLIDGLRSGRAPVSPAASLLLKAIDRVKSLLESVAELGEEPAGEDTDIVSRIENFLDRGDDLEAGSALAATPVTPKQEETCAQQASIDRQEIAPETPGTVAGNSPQADVAPSVAEAIAQSQPSPSQKVEADQTSSKPTSGKEVGQETLRIPTAVIERIMALATELVLSRNQIMNLSRRQDMHQMKMPLERLSGLTSELQDAVMQARMQPLRRLFDSVPRLIRDLSAETGKEFNVVIEGADTRLDRQLIESIRDPLMHLVRNCADHGIESPQERAARGKPAAGLISIVASQDSGQIVIEVSDDGRGFDSERIRAKAVERGLAEADAVARMTDEEVYRFILEPGFSTAQTITTISGRGVGMDVVRAHLEAIGGSIGLHSTKGAGSRFLLRIPLTLAIEPALIVQAAGQRFALPQKYVVEALDYYDGSHVIGEMEGQRVLRLRDEVFPVAALSTMFDLDDSDASPDKVVIVLRLGARKLGLIVDGIGDIQEIVVKPLSRLFQKFRIFTGCTILGEGSVILILDPAGMADFMKLDQEPVKSGPPVERAVERTETPLILFKAGNGATKAVFRRVVSRIIRVDATDITRADGRLVHRYQGRLIPVQPLTDSPTGKSVLILILNVGDETFGLAIDAVIDIVSSQAVIELEAATSGLLGTVSIARDAVELIDPEHFRQLAFSRENVLGVNEPGAELALHDDDAGVTDRAKGDYAMPEPSSNHAAAGAIEKDMCHAG, from the coding sequence ATGGATGAGTTGCTGAGCGATTTCCTGAGCGAGGTGACCGATCACATTCAGGAAATCGAATCCCATGTGGTCGTTTTTGAGAAGAACCCCGACAATTCAGAAGCTATCCGCCAGATTTTCCGGCTCTTTCACACGATAAAGGGAACGGCGGGCTTTCTGGGCCTCACCCGTCTTCAAAGCGTTTCGCACTCCGCGGAAACACTCATCGATGGGCTCCGCAGCGGACGTGCCCCGGTATCGCCAGCAGCCTCGTTGCTGTTGAAGGCGATCGATCGCGTCAAGAGCCTGCTCGAAAGCGTCGCGGAGCTTGGCGAGGAGCCGGCTGGCGAGGACACCGATATTGTCAGCCGCATCGAGAACTTTCTCGATCGGGGCGATGACCTGGAAGCGGGCTCCGCTCTCGCCGCCACGCCGGTGACGCCGAAGCAAGAGGAGACCTGCGCGCAACAGGCGTCGATTGACCGTCAGGAAATCGCGCCCGAAACACCGGGCACTGTCGCTGGGAACTCTCCGCAAGCTGACGTGGCGCCTTCCGTCGCTGAGGCCATTGCCCAGTCGCAACCGTCTCCTTCGCAGAAGGTCGAGGCCGACCAGACGTCGTCCAAGCCGACGTCCGGGAAGGAGGTGGGACAGGAGACGCTTCGCATTCCAACGGCGGTCATCGAACGTATCATGGCCCTTGCCACGGAATTGGTGCTGTCGCGCAATCAGATCATGAACCTGTCGCGGCGGCAGGACATGCATCAGATGAAGATGCCGCTGGAGCGGCTCTCCGGCCTCACTTCGGAATTGCAGGATGCCGTCATGCAGGCCCGCATGCAGCCGCTCAGGCGCCTGTTCGATAGCGTGCCGCGGCTGATCCGGGATCTCTCGGCGGAAACCGGCAAGGAATTCAATGTCGTCATCGAAGGGGCCGACACCCGTCTCGACCGCCAGCTGATCGAATCCATTCGCGATCCGCTGATGCACCTCGTGCGCAACTGTGCCGACCACGGCATTGAAAGTCCGCAGGAGCGCGCGGCCCGCGGCAAACCGGCGGCCGGCCTCATTTCCATCGTCGCAAGTCAGGATTCAGGCCAGATCGTCATCGAAGTGTCAGACGATGGCCGGGGCTTCGACAGCGAACGGATTCGGGCGAAAGCCGTCGAGCGAGGCCTTGCGGAGGCAGACGCGGTCGCGCGCATGACCGACGAAGAGGTGTACCGTTTCATTCTGGAACCGGGGTTTTCCACCGCACAGACGATAACGACGATATCGGGCCGTGGCGTCGGCATGGACGTCGTGCGCGCGCACCTCGAAGCGATCGGCGGAAGCATCGGGCTTCATTCGACCAAGGGCGCCGGTTCGCGCTTTCTGCTCAGAATTCCGCTGACGCTTGCCATCGAGCCCGCGCTGATTGTCCAGGCCGCGGGCCAGCGGTTTGCGTTGCCGCAGAAATACGTCGTCGAGGCGCTCGATTATTACGACGGCTCGCATGTGATCGGCGAGATGGAGGGGCAGCGCGTCCTGCGGCTTCGCGATGAAGTGTTCCCGGTCGCTGCGCTGTCCACGATGTTCGATCTGGACGACAGCGACGCGTCTCCCGACAAGGTCGTGATCGTCTTGCGGCTTGGCGCCAGAAAGCTCGGCCTGATCGTCGACGGCATCGGCGACATTCAGGAGATCGTGGTCAAGCCCCTGAGCCGGCTCTTTCAGAAATTTCGGATCTTTACGGGTTGCACGATCCTCGGAGAAGGGTCCGTCATCCTCATTCTGGATCCGGCCGGAATGGCCGACTTCATGAAACTCGATCAAGAGCCCGTCAAGAGCGGGCCGCCAGTGGAGCGCGCGGTCGAACGGACGGAGACGCCACTCATTCTTTTCAAAGCTGGCAACGGCGCCACGAAGGCGGTGTTCCGCAGGGTCGTGTCGAGAATCATCCGTGTGGATGCGACCGACATCACGCGGGCGGACGGACGCCTCGTGCATCGTTATCAGGGTCGATTGATCCCGGTGCAACCTCTCACGGACTCACCCACCGGTAAATCGGTGCTGATCCTGATCCTGAATGTCGGGGACGAGACATTCGGTCTGGCTATAGACGCCGTGATCGACATCGTGTCGTCTCAAGCCGTCATCGAACTCGAAGCCGCCACGTCCGGTCTCCTCGGCACCGTCAGCATTGCGCGTGATGCGGTCGAACTGATCGACCCCGAGCACTTTCGCCAGCTTGCCTTTTCGAGGGAGAACGTACTTGGGGTGAACGAGCCCGGAGCGGAACTCGCTCTTCATGACGACGATGCGGGCGTGACGGATCGCGCAAAGGGTGACTACGCCATGCCTGAGCCGTCCAGCAACCATGCAGCAGCCGGAGCGATTGAAAAGGATATGTGCCATGCAGGCTGA
- a CDS encoding chemotaxis protein CheW, protein MQAEPGLVTTHRREPASMATSDIRTSFFTVFVADQVYGISVGDAPTIFTLGEVTPMPSARGGYIGLTNLRGRIVVTVSLRKWLSLRPKEGGTEKYAIALEVQNECFALLVDRIGDVLTLPEISRTGVPAHFQSRKTNFARDMYFSDIGLIPILDKTLLFDQLMAQVASSTSVE, encoded by the coding sequence ATGCAGGCTGAACCCGGACTTGTCACGACACATCGCCGAGAGCCAGCTTCCATGGCGACGTCCGACATTCGCACCAGTTTCTTCACCGTGTTTGTGGCCGACCAAGTTTACGGAATAAGCGTCGGCGATGCTCCGACGATTTTCACCCTTGGCGAGGTTACTCCCATGCCGTCGGCGCGAGGCGGATATATCGGGCTGACAAACCTGCGAGGGCGCATCGTGGTGACGGTGAGCCTTCGCAAATGGTTAAGCCTCCGTCCGAAAGAGGGGGGAACCGAAAAATATGCAATAGCGCTTGAGGTTCAAAACGAATGCTTCGCTTTGCTCGTCGACAGGATCGGCGATGTGCTGACATTGCCGGAAATCAGCCGAACCGGTGTTCCCGCCCATTTTCAGAGCCGCAAGACGAATTTCGCGCGGGACATGTATTTCTCGGACATCGGTCTCATTCCGATATTGGACAAGACGCTTCTGTTCGATCAGCTCATGGCTCAGGTCGCGTCCTCAACGTCCGTCGAATGA
- a CDS encoding histidine phosphatase family protein produces MRLILARHPKPVVEAGVCYGRLALHCDAHEVDAAVARLMPHASGALVCTSPARRCLDLALRVDPAARIDPRLQELDFGAWEGVRWDTIAQPDFDAWANGLPDTAPPGGEALTAMAARLSDWLADMSLGSASAGGETSGENGGHSNTVLAITHAGAIRVLRAIVEGVPLLTHFAQPVAYGEAIALDLARLKS; encoded by the coding sequence ATGCGTCTGATCCTCGCGCGCCACCCGAAGCCGGTCGTCGAGGCGGGTGTGTGTTACGGGCGGCTCGCTCTCCATTGCGATGCGCATGAGGTGGATGCGGCGGTGGCTCGGCTCATGCCACATGCCAGCGGCGCACTCGTCTGCACGAGCCCCGCGCGGCGGTGCCTTGATCTCGCCCTTCGTGTCGATCCAGCCGCTCGTATCGATCCGCGTTTGCAGGAACTCGACTTTGGCGCCTGGGAGGGCGTGCGCTGGGACACAATCGCGCAGCCGGACTTCGATGCGTGGGCCAACGGCCTGCCCGATACCGCGCCGCCTGGCGGGGAGGCGCTGACCGCCATGGCCGCGCGCCTCTCGGACTGGCTCGCGGACATGTCGCTCGGTTCTGCCTCTGCGGGGGGCGAAACCTCGGGCGAAAACGGGGGCCACTCAAACACCGTGCTTGCGATCACCCACGCCGGCGCGATCCGTGTGCTTCGCGCGATCGTCGAGGGTGTGCCGCTGCTGACGCATTTCGCGCAGCCTGTTGCCTATGGCGAGGCGATCGCGCTGGATCTGGCAAGGCTTAAGTCATGA
- the cobS gene encoding adenosylcobinamide-GDP ribazoletransferase yields the protein MIAFVRTEFCLFLSAVQFLTRLPVPGLFAFDHAWLDRSVKYFPLAGVVVGGISAAVLLAASLVWTGPLPALLAVAAGVAATGAFHEDGFADFFDAMGGSTKEKRLAIMTDSRLGTFGVVATVLNLGVKVFALAALPVTVAAAALIAIHAGGRLAVIATMPVLPYAKPVEAGKMKPAGQSVTTRGLAVASVFGLAPLALLPLPLALAGLAAGVAAVLFMGWRAKRLIGGYTGDVLGAFEQSFELAFLLALAACV from the coding sequence ATGATCGCCTTCGTCCGCACGGAGTTTTGCCTGTTCCTGAGCGCCGTGCAGTTTCTCACGCGGCTGCCGGTGCCGGGGCTGTTCGCCTTCGACCATGCCTGGCTCGACCGCAGCGTGAAATATTTCCCGCTGGCGGGCGTGGTGGTTGGCGGCATTTCGGCGGCGGTGCTGTTGGCCGCGTCGCTCGTGTGGACCGGGCCGCTCCCCGCGCTGCTGGCGGTCGCGGCTGGCGTTGCTGCGACGGGTGCCTTTCATGAGGATGGTTTCGCGGATTTCTTCGACGCCATGGGCGGCAGCACGAAAGAAAAGCGCCTCGCGATCATGACCGACAGCCGCCTCGGCACCTTTGGCGTGGTGGCGACGGTGCTGAACCTCGGCGTGAAGGTTTTCGCCCTGGCCGCCCTTCCGGTAACAGTCGCCGCCGCCGCCCTCATCGCGATTCACGCGGGCGGGCGGCTTGCGGTCATTGCGACGATGCCGGTGCTGCCGTACGCGAAACCCGTCGAGGCAGGGAAGATGAAGCCCGCCGGGCAGAGCGTGACCACGCGCGGGCTCGCCGTCGCCTCCGTCTTCGGCCTCGCGCCGCTGGCGCTGCTGCCGCTGCCGCTCGCACTGGCTGGACTGGCGGCGGGCGTCGCCGCAGTGCTGTTCATGGGCTGGCGTGCGAAAAGGCTGATCGGCGGTTATACGGGCGACGTTCTCGGCGCGTTCGAGCAGAGTTTTGAACTGGCGTTCCTGCTGGCGCTGGCGGCATGCGTCTGA
- the cobT gene encoding nicotinate-nucleotide--dimethylbenzimidazole phosphoribosyltransferase, which translates to MHKAERFPSVTPLSRDLEPSLRAAIDQKAKPVGSLGRIETLAIHAGLITQSLKPDLGRAALAIFAADHGVVAEGVTAYPAEISTLVTGMACDGKAGGNIAAKGADVEVFVIDAGLRQPHPPHPRLTSRRIGPGTRDFLHEPAMTPDELSEALRAGFEIAGDLRAQGFGMLALGEIGIGNTSSAALVAHCVTKLPLDIVVGPGAGAPPAGLQHKRDVLARSFTRAPVETGLDALREFGGYEIAMMAGAMFGAANARQIVIVDGFIATAAACAAVAIDPNLRDYLLFSHQSAEPGHIALMQWLNAEPFFSFGMRLGEGTGAVLVVPMLRMAQAMLDTMADLPGPHPTHAK; encoded by the coding sequence ATGCATAAAGCTGAACGGTTTCCCTCTGTCACGCCGCTTTCGCGCGACCTTGAACCCTCACTTCGCGCCGCCATCGACCAGAAGGCGAAGCCGGTCGGTTCGCTCGGCCGCATCGAAACGCTGGCGATCCACGCCGGTCTTATAACGCAATCCTTAAAACCAGATCTGGGTCGCGCGGCGCTTGCGATCTTCGCGGCCGATCATGGCGTCGTCGCGGAAGGCGTGACGGCGTACCCGGCCGAAATCTCGACACTCGTCACCGGCATGGCCTGCGACGGCAAGGCCGGGGGCAACATCGCAGCCAAGGGCGCAGACGTCGAGGTGTTCGTGATCGACGCGGGGCTTCGCCAGCCGCACCCGCCGCATCCGCGCCTCACGTCGCGGCGTATCGGTCCCGGCACGCGCGACTTCCTGCACGAACCCGCCATGACCCCTGATGAACTGAGCGAGGCGTTGCGCGCGGGATTCGAGATCGCGGGGGATCTGAGGGCGCAAGGCTTCGGCATGCTGGCGCTCGGCGAGATCGGCATCGGCAACACAAGCTCGGCGGCGCTTGTCGCGCATTGCGTGACGAAGCTTCCGCTCGATATCGTCGTGGGGCCCGGCGCGGGCGCACCGCCAGCGGGCCTGCAACACAAGCGCGATGTGCTCGCGCGTTCGTTTACCCGCGCGCCGGTCGAAACCGGCCTCGACGCGCTGCGCGAGTTCGGCGGCTACGAAATCGCGATGATGGCGGGCGCGATGTTCGGTGCGGCCAACGCGCGCCAGATCGTGATTGTCGACGGCTTCATCGCCACCGCCGCCGCCTGCGCTGCCGTCGCCATCGACCCGAACCTGCGCGATTACCTGCTGTTCTCGCATCAGTCGGCCGAACCGGGGCACATCGCGCTCATGCAATGGCTGAACGCGGAGCCCTTCTTCAGCTTCGGCATGCGGCTTGGCGAGGGCACTGGCGCTGTGCTCGTCGTGCCCATGCTGCGCATGGCGCAGGCGATGCTCGACACCATGGCCGACCTGCCCGGGCCGCATCCGACGCACGCCAAGTGA
- a CDS encoding methyltransferase family protein, with amino-acid sequence MSTKDHTGGEPVNAPIFPKPPVVLLLFLAAGFVLQHFVPLLQGEPDVASIVAGNAFMVAGFVIAVLAAREMFRARTAILPGEKAAALVQSGVFTLSRNPIYLSFILFMVGLGLALANLWLILLAPFLLLYLQERVVKREEAYLAARFGPQFFDYRKRVRRWI; translated from the coding sequence ATGAGCACTAAAGATCACACGGGCGGCGAGCCGGTCAATGCACCAATCTTTCCGAAGCCGCCAGTCGTGCTGCTGCTGTTCCTTGCCGCTGGCTTCGTGCTTCAGCATTTCGTTCCATTGCTCCAGGGCGAGCCGGACGTCGCGAGCATCGTCGCGGGCAATGCGTTCATGGTAGCCGGGTTTGTCATCGCCGTGCTTGCCGCGCGCGAGATGTTCCGCGCCAGAACCGCGATTTTGCCCGGCGAGAAGGCTGCGGCGCTGGTGCAAAGCGGCGTCTTCACGCTTTCTCGCAATCCGATCTATCTGAGTTTCATTCTTTTTATGGTCGGACTCGGCCTCGCACTCGCGAACCTCTGGTTGATCCTGCTCGCACCCTTTCTCCTGCTGTATTTGCAGGAACGCGTGGTCAAGCGTGAGGAAGCCTATCTGGCTGCGCGATTCGGCCCTCAGTTCTTCGATTATCGAAAGCGCGTGCGCCGCTGGATATAG
- a CDS encoding PRC-barrel domain-containing protein — protein MKTTLTAAAALMIAISPLAAQTTAPAATAPVTFIEQQTNEEVLGTDFVGTPVLAKDNQQIGKIANLVFDKDGRIAIAVIGVGGVLGIGEKEVAVPFDAIKSESKDNKHVFTVDATKEQLKAAPAYKTLNDQAFNQRVAEWRQKAAESWKQAKEKAGQAYEQAKEKVNEKINENKPAETPKSQ, from the coding sequence ATGAAAACGACTCTCACGGCTGCCGCGGCTTTGATGATCGCTATCAGCCCCCTCGCAGCACAGACGACGGCGCCGGCGGCTACGGCCCCTGTCACCTTTATCGAACAGCAGACGAATGAAGAAGTGCTTGGCACCGACTTCGTCGGCACCCCCGTCCTCGCGAAGGACAACCAGCAGATCGGCAAGATCGCCAACCTCGTGTTCGACAAGGACGGCCGCATTGCGATCGCGGTGATCGGCGTTGGCGGCGTGCTCGGGATCGGTGAGAAGGAAGTCGCGGTTCCGTTCGACGCGATCAAGTCCGAAAGCAAAGACAACAAGCATGTCTTCACGGTCGACGCGACGAAAGAGCAGCTCAAGGCCGCTCCCGCCTACAAGACGCTGAACGATCAGGCGTTCAATCAGCGCGTTGCCGAGTGGCGCCAGAAGGCTGCCGAGAGCTGGAAGCAGGCGAAGGAGAAGGCCGGCCAAGCCTACGAACAGGCCAAGGAAAAGGTCAACGAGAAGATCAACGAGAACAAACCCGCAGAAACCCCCAAGTCCCAGTAA
- a CDS encoding alkyl sulfatase dimerization domain-containing protein, translating to MMPKTIQEVVKGKIYHAYGFQLASTLIVIGNDGLIVVDPGSDDNSAKDTREAFAKAAPEAAKLPVAAIIYTHRHPDHAFGSKGWGVTQDTVNSGKTQIIASENFVKNLVNDVGVVGNILTQRTAYSAGYLPLGPEGPVHFGIGPTFGAGPVSFFMPTVLVPGDKPLKTSISGVNFEIFPAYGDAGDDEIDVWLPDFKHVHGSETVQGETFPNLYTLRGTSYRDVQAWMEGVDALLQYAKNADTYSGSHMRAWKGNDFIVDRIRNYRDAIQYVHDQSIYWMNLGYKRDQLAEKVILPEPFASDPWLQEYYGTVAHSVRNIYNGYLGWWEGDATQLARPGFIELSKQYVRVMGGRDAVLDEARKALDAKNYGWASEVLTHATRSDPNDMQARELKADALRQWAYNQTNIYWRAYGLSGAGELNGTLDRSKAWNFADPAIVAALPTTQFLKTMGVRLNAERAKDAKMAVQFDVTDTGEKAGFEVRNRIAAFTEGALPAAVVTLKGPKAAILETAMSGKLAQGVDINGSRDDAARFLALFDVVTPNGVNLLLPPGARLKPNLAKAKSE from the coding sequence ATGATGCCGAAAACGATTCAGGAGGTCGTGAAAGGCAAGATCTATCACGCCTATGGCTTCCAGCTCGCTTCCACGCTGATCGTGATCGGTAATGACGGGCTGATCGTCGTCGATCCCGGCTCAGACGACAACAGCGCGAAGGATACCCGCGAGGCGTTCGCGAAGGCCGCGCCGGAGGCCGCGAAACTTCCCGTGGCCGCCATCATCTACACGCACCGGCACCCCGATCACGCCTTCGGCTCGAAAGGCTGGGGCGTGACGCAAGACACCGTGAACTCGGGCAAGACGCAGATCATCGCGTCCGAAAACTTCGTGAAAAATCTCGTCAACGATGTGGGCGTCGTCGGCAACATTCTGACCCAGCGCACCGCCTATAGCGCCGGTTATCTTCCGCTCGGACCGGAAGGCCCTGTTCATTTCGGCATTGGGCCAACCTTTGGCGCGGGGCCGGTATCCTTTTTCATGCCGACCGTTCTGGTGCCGGGCGACAAGCCGCTCAAGACGTCGATTTCCGGCGTGAACTTCGAAATCTTTCCGGCCTATGGCGACGCGGGCGACGACGAGATCGACGTTTGGCTGCCCGACTTCAAGCACGTCCACGGCTCGGAGACGGTGCAGGGTGAAACCTTTCCGAACCTCTACACATTGCGCGGGACATCGTACCGCGACGTGCAAGCGTGGATGGAGGGCGTTGACGCGCTATTGCAGTATGCGAAGAACGCGGACACCTATTCCGGCTCGCACATGCGCGCGTGGAAGGGCAACGACTTCATCGTGGACCGCATCCGCAACTATCGCGACGCGATCCAATATGTCCACGATCAATCCATCTACTGGATGAACCTCGGTTACAAGCGCGATCAACTCGCAGAGAAGGTCATTCTGCCCGAACCGTTCGCGAGCGATCCGTGGCTTCAGGAATATTATGGCACCGTCGCGCATTCGGTGCGCAACATCTACAACGGCTATCTCGGCTGGTGGGAGGGCGACGCAACACAGCTCGCACGGCCCGGCTTCATCGAGCTGTCGAAGCAATATGTGCGCGTGATGGGCGGCCGCGATGCGGTGCTGGACGAAGCGCGCAAGGCGCTCGACGCAAAGAATTACGGCTGGGCGTCTGAGGTTTTGACACACGCCACGCGTTCAGATCCTAACGACATGCAGGCGCGCGAACTGAAAGCGGACGCTCTCCGCCAATGGGCGTACAATCAAACGAACATCTACTGGCGCGCCTATGGCCTCTCGGGCGCCGGCGAGCTTAACGGCACGCTGGACCGTTCGAAAGCCTGGAACTTCGCCGATCCCGCCATTGTTGCCGCTTTGCCTACGACGCAATTCCTGAAAACGATGGGCGTGCGCCTGAACGCGGAGCGGGCGAAGGACGCGAAAATGGCGGTACAGTTCGACGTGACCGACACGGGCGAAAAGGCGGGCTTCGAGGTTCGCAACCGCATTGCGGCTTTCACCGAAGGCGCACTGCCCGCAGCCGTCGTGACGCTAAAGGGGCCGAAAGCGGCGATCCTTGAAACGGCGATGAGCGGCAAGCTCGCCCAAGGTGTGGATATCAATGGCAGCAGGGACGATGCAGCGCGCTTCCTCGCCCTGTTCGACGTCGTTACGCCCAACGGTGTGAACCTGTTGCTTCCGCCGGGAGCGCGACTGAAGCCAAATCTGGCGAAAGCAAAATCAGAATAA